taaaaatgtttataaaaataaagtttaatttgtttttggtctattgattatttgaaattattattttaaaatgttttataaaataagtttaatttgtttttagtctattgattatttgaaattattatttaaaaatgttttataaatcgTTGGGTCTCCctgaacatgacacacacacacacacacatacacacacatacacgtgcacaaaccgtcagtacgtgacacacctacatacataagCACGTGTTTTCTACTGATATGACATTGAATAAGTTTATGTCCAGAATATTCCTTTAGTCATCAGaatcttaatcacacacacacacacacacacacacacgtgcacaaaccgttaGTACATGACACACCCATTTTCTCCCCCTTGAAATACTTTATGTTTCCACATACAGAATATCGTAGATTCATTGAGCGCAACTATGACTACTTGTCCTGGTGCacctaaaaaacagaaatctactATTGGTAGATTTTCAGACATCATAGAATGTGAAAATGTTCAATACTGGACATTATCAGAAGTCTGCACAGTCGGTTTTTATTTCAATGTAGATTCAGTAGACGTAACGCTTTTCAAGCTATCGGTACCGGGGCGGATTCACTGGAGTAATGCCACGGAGATGGTGACTTTTGACCTGAGTGACTGGGTCAAGTGTCGTAAATGGTGTAAAGACTTTGACTACATCATTCGGATGGATTTCTTTTCACCGATGGCCTACAAACGGAAATGGAAAAACTACGCATCTCCGCATCTGACATACCGCATCAGAGCAACAAATTTCTCCAAGAATCAAGTCTCACTACATATTTCTACCACTGCTAAGGCCAAAGCCTACACATCTGAAGACGGAGAGATCTGTGAAGTGAGGTTTGAACGTGCCAGCTGGCATGATCTAGATCAGTACTTTAATCAAATCAGCAGATCATTCGAAAAAGTGGTGAGAATCAAAGAAATGGAAGCATTACGTGTAAAACTAGAGGATCTTTTCTGATTCAATAGTCTTTCAAGACTGAACAGAAACCACACCTTCTACTGACTCCACCCCTAACGCTGTATATATGACCCCTGGCTAAATTTTCTGTTGTAAAAACGTCTGACCATCTGAGAACGAAATGTCTCAAGAATTCAACCCCTTCTTCTACACCCCGTTCGCTCccgacggtgatgatgatgcatCCTGTTCTGGttgtaaagatgatgatgaaaacaTCGCTGATTCCTTAGGAAAAAGAAATCTAACCTATCTGTCTACGAACGACGAAGCTGACGGGTGTATTTCTACCACTGTTCTGGCTATCATCCGCGCTGTGGTGGGTGAACTGCTGGACAGGATCATCGACAACTCCCACAGATTGATGAAAAAACTGTTTAAACCTTGGTTGAAATACGCTGTGGCTAAAGGGCTGAAAATGTGCGGTGTCAAAAAAACTCAATCCTTAGAAAAAATTCAAGGTATCGCAGAAGCTACCATATGCGACTGGAAAGATGAACCCTCCATCAAATCGGTTCTGAGTGAGGCTAAAGAGAAAACGAAGGAACTCTGCAGCGAACAGGTGTATGAAGATGTTGTGGATTACTGGACCTTTCACACGTCTCTGGAACCCCAAGACCCCCCTCATACCTGGGAAACCTCAAAGCGTGCCACGTCGGTTCTGACTCCGAGGAAAAGATCTAAAGACTGAGATCATCACCATTTGATATCGATGAACAACATCCTGGTTATTTTCACTAACCCCATCTTTGATTATTTTGGTTTTAGTCTATTGGATATTtgaaattgttattattttaaaaaatgtttattttgtttttagtctattgattatttgaaattattattcaaaaatgtttattttgtttttagtctactggttatttgaaattattattttaaaaatgttttataaaataaagtttaatttgttttagtctattgattatttgatattattattttaaaaaaatgtttattttgtttttagtctactggttatttgaaattattattttaaaaatgttttataaaataaagtttaatttgtttttaatcatctgattatttgaaatgtttacGTAACTATAACCACGTGATgtgtctttttaaataaaaacaataatctaTAATCTTGTTTGATCATTATTGTTCTGACACTTCAAAATGAGTAAACGTCTATTGaaaaacatatattatatacCATCCGACCCCGGATCATATGGTGGTGTTGAGAGTTTGCAAAGAGCTGTCGTTGAGAAAACGGGTAAAAGACTTAATGATGTAGAGATAAAAAATAGGTTAGCTGAGCAGGATGCTTACACTCTTCATAAACCGGTGTCtacaaagtttaaaagaaatacTGTTTTCGTGAAACACATCGATGAACAATGGCAAGCTGATTTAGTAGATACGAGTAACCTGTCAGACATTAATGACAATGTGAAATTTTTGATAACGTGTATAGATATTTTATCCAAATATGCTTGGGTGCGTGTGTTACGAAACAAGACTGCTGATGAAGTAACTAAAGCTTTTGAGTCCATTCTAAAGGAATGTAGAACCCCTAAGAAACTACAAACTGATCAAGGGAAGGAGTTTTTTAACAAGAAGTTTCAGAATTTAATGAAAAAACACGACATTATTCGTTTCGCCACGGGTACAGGGCAAAAAGCAGCGGTGTGTGAGAGGTTTAACAGAACACTAAAGACCAAAATGTGGAGATATTTTACCACTTTTAACACGAGGAAATACACAGACGTTGTACAAGATATGGTTCATGGTTACAACCACAATTATCATTCCAGCATCAGAATGAAACCGGCCGAGGTCAACGAAGCCAATTCTTTCACGGTATTTAAAACTCTTTACGGGTTATGCTCAtcgaaaatgaagaaaatagagaaaataaaattcaaatataaAATAGGTGACGTAGTTAGAATTTCCAGATCAAAAGGACAGTTTGAAAAAGGATATGAACAAAATTTTACGGATGAATATTTTACAGTTTCTGAACGGATACCGAGAGATCCCCCGGTATATAAACTGCAAGATTGTGACGGGGAAAAAATTGATGGGACATTTTATGAGCCTGAGATACAAAAGATTATTATTGGAAAAGACAAGACGTTCAAAATTGagaaaatcctgtcagaaaagaCTCTAAACCGGAAAAAGGTATGTCTGGTGAAATGGCTTAATTGGCCCCGGAAATTCAATTCCTGGATTCCGGCTGAAGCAGTAGTGAACATCACACGATAGAATTTAAAGATCACGACGCGAACACAACTTCTAACTATATTCATTAAGTCATGGATGAGTGCGGATTCTTTGTGACTCTTCCGAGCAACGCGTCTACAGACATTTACCCTGATAATAAGatctcacactacactactaaacTAGCCAAACCAACTGATCTGAAAGGAGACTGGGAAGTCTCACTCGCGGAGGTTCAATATGTTCATAGTTGGCACTCAGTAACCCAGAAAGAATGTCGATTTCATGTGGTTCTGATGAACggatcaaagaaaataaaatactacgTCTGTCACATCACTAAAGCGTATTACGAAAGTATTGAAAACCTGGTTAGTGAAATCAACCAAACGATGAGAAACCATAATATCGACATGGTGTTATCCTATAAccctataaaaaataaattacgtATGGTATGCCGATTATCGTACACATTCAGCGCTAACGGAAACCTGGCCTATATGCTGGGTCTACCCCCAGATGGTGTGTTAACGTTTGAAGCTCCGGAAGCACCCAATCCAGTTGATATTCGTGCTGGTTTTTACAccatgtatgtgtatagtgaCGTCATAGAGTATCAAAGAGTCGGTGACAGCTTTGCCCCATTACTGAGATGCGTACAAATaacgggggaaaaaataaaatagttagtaTAGTGTATGATAAGCAACACTACACACGTGTAACTAAGAACCACATTACAGATATCGTGATCGAAGTCAAATCGGATCAGAACAAGCATATACCGTTTAGTTACGGAAAGTTCATAGTTAAACTACACTTCAGACCTGCTAGACACTCATTCCGTCTGTGAAAATGTTAGATAGTGGTTATGCTGACCCGCATGGATATGTGAATTACTACGTCAATCAGGCAGGAAATGGACTCCCTGGTTTTCAAGGCGCCCCTGTCATGTATGGGGCGGGTCTAGGAGGTCTGTTTAAAGGGCTTTTTAGGATGGCTATTCCGTTCCTCAAGAGGGGGGTATCTATAGCAAAACCTCATTTAAAAACAGCAGCCAAGGGTATTGTAAGCGATGTAGTGACCAACATTATGAACAAGACGCAAACTCAGAATCAGGAGGGGTCAGGTCTCGCGATGCTTTCACgtaaaaaatctaaaagcaaCGACACACGGTTCCGAATAAAAGACATAGAGTAACTAACATCAAAATCAGTGTGAAAAAGACCAAGCAGAGAGACAAGAAGCACCCCCCCATCTCCCGCAAAAGAAAGCAGCTGCACATTTTCTAACACCATGGCTTTCTTACACAGTCTATCCACAGTGTGTACAAAGTCCGAGCTGGATATTTTCACATTACCTTATACACAGACTAGTATTGAAAAGTACACTTACGTCGAAATACCACCGCTTTCTGCTCTGACGGACAATGGGCCCTTGGAGTTCTTCGTGGCCGGAAACGGTGAAGATTACCTCGATTTGAATAACACGTTCCTACACCTCGCTTGTAAAATCACCAACACTGATGGGACCAACATAGACGACGATGCTAAGGTGGGGGTTGTAAATTACCCCATAGCTTCCATGTTTTCACAAGTCGACGTCATGCTTGGGGACCGACTTATTTCACAATCAAGCAGTACTTATGCTTACCGCGCTGCATTTGAATGTCTGCTCAATTATGGTAAAGAAACGTTGGAATCACAATTTTGCACAGGATTATTCTATAAGGACATATGGACGCCACTGACCCCGAGGGGCGAAATGAGGGTCTTAAGCGAAGGGGTCGATTCACCGTTGAAAGCAACACGTTTGATCTGATCGGACACATTCACTCGGATATATTTTTTCAAGATAAACTGTTGTTGAATGGTGTggatttaagaattaaaatggTTCGTAGTAAAGACGAATTTTGTTTGATGAAGGAAGGCAACATTCACTCTAAAAATTATCAACGCAGCCCTGTTTGTCAAGAAAGTTACCGTTTCTCCACCTATAAGAATAGGTCACGCGAGAGCTCTTGGCACAGCCACGGCTAAGTATCCGATCGAGAGAGTTTGTATGAAAACCTTTAGCTTACCAGCGGGGAGTCGCCATTGTTCTCAAGAAAACGTCTTCCTCGGACCTTTACCTAAAAGTTTAATTTTCGGATTAGTAGACAACGACGCCTTCAGCGGGGCGTTCAATAAAAACCcttttaattttaaacattacGATACAGAGTTTGTGGCTCTGTACGTGGACGGAACTCAATACCCTGCAAAACCGTTTCAACCTGATTTTCGATCCGGTAATGCGGTTCGTGAATTCTATTCTTTAATTCAAGCATCGGGAAAGCAACTAAAGGATCAACCGTTGGCTATAAACAGAGAAGAGTATTCGAACGGATAtactttatttgcatttaacCTCAACCCCGACGATGATTGTGGTCAACATTTGTCATTAATAAAGTCGGGGAACATGCGACTGGAACTCAGATTTCGCGTCCCCCTACCGAGAACAGTGAATCTCATCGTCTAGTCCAGTTTTGACAGTATTCTTGAAATAAACAACCGGAGAAACGTGCTCATCGATTACCAGTAACTCATGGATACCGAGGAACTAACAACCGTTATGAGAAGTTGCTGTGAGATAGATAAAATATTCCGAGGTGTGATGGCCTGTGATGAGCTACCTGTGAGTACTATTAAAAATTTTCCGGCGCTATTTATTGTTAATACACATCCGAGAAATATGCCTGGGGAACACTGGTTGGCTTTGTGTCTTAATGATGAAAACTCCGGAGAGTTTTTTGACTCGTACGGACACCCGCCGGACTATGAACTCTTTCCTGAATCTATTCACTACTTTTTGAGTAAGAACTGCCGcgaaataaaatataaccctATACAGGTTCAAGACTTTACTTCAGTTTGTTGTGGACAacactgtgtattttttctATGCCACAGAGCTAAAGGTTTTTCTTTTAACCGTATTATGTCTAAGTATAGTGATGATTTAAAACATAACGATAACGCTGTCGTgtcttttgttaaaaaatatacCCTAGAGCAAATAAAGAAAGGCACACATATagatgtgtgcagtgtgttaaaTCTTTAGAATCGTTTCATTCACGCGCGTAGTAAAGTATTTAATCACGAAGCACCACACGATATTTCTTCatgattgttatttttattgaaataaagtATTTAATCACGATGTATcacaatattttttatgattgttattgaaataaaatgttacaaattacatttaaacaaacataGTACCTCAAAAGTCATTTCAAAAATCAATCCATTCAGAGGGGGGGAGAATTGGGGAATTAAAAACAGGGGACAACGAACTGTAGACTGATATACACAACCGGGGTTTCTTGCGGAAACACCCCAGACCGTAGTCTAAAGTCTTCTGGCGTATTAGCTTTTAAATCGACAAATAAATAACCGTAAGGTTTAATTGTAGCATCGTGAAAACTTTCCAGAAAATATTTGCTATTATCTGGATACATTTGCCGAGCTAGTATGCTGATTTGTAATTTATCTCtaggatttttaaaaagaatcatATAATTTGTGTTTAAGTTAATGGTTCTACTACTTTTTCCTTGAAAAAACAAATTCTGTACCAGATAGACAACACTTAGAtttctgtggtgtgtgtattttgtgaatGCCTTCTCTACTTCCTCGTTTTTACTGGCAGACTCCATTAAATCATCTATCACCAACAAGTTTGTCTTGTTAGTAGGTAAAAGTTCATCATCACACAATGAATCGGGTATTCCTTGAAgaaattttatgtttattttggtCATCAACTCATCATACAATGGTTGCCAACAAGAATAAATCCACATGATATTTTCAGGTACTTTTGACAACACTTCTTTACTGTTTTCCAGCAaaagtttgataaaaaaaagatttaccgCTATTACTTGGTCCACACACAATACATGAAAATGGCATTTGCAATCTCGCATCAAAAGTAGTCACATTCATGTTATCCATGGCTAGTGGTCAGGTTGACAGAATCAATCAAAATGatctttttattatacatacatagaaCTCTCATAAGTGAGAGTTGTAATTTCAGGTAATAAAACAAATGatctttttattatacatatatacaatcATAAGCACGAACAATCTTAATAACCGTAAGGGAGAGTTGTAAAATCAGGTTATAAAACACGTTTGTCATACACAACTCTGAatctttttatttgtgtttgatttCTCAAATGAAAACCCTTTTTATCTCGAATGATTTGTTTGTGCAATGTTGTAAGATGACCGATTTTATCAGGATTCTTCACTCGATCATCCACCAGCTCAGTAAGCGATTTCAAATTGACAACTTTTGAATTGGAGTAATTTAAAGTGATGCCTTTTGCTTTCATAGATGTTTTTCCGTTTTTAGTTTTATACCCATAGGTTTTAGGACCAGCACTGACAAACTCGACAATATGATCACCATCCTCTAGCTCGCTGGTAAGACCCCCCAAATAATCGCTCAATGGAGGCATCCAATCACCTTCACTGCTTTTAAAAATGAcgctgtctgtgtctgtgtataaacaACGCTGTTTTAAACGATCCAACAGATCATACAGTTCTAGTCTCGCATATGCTGTAGTGAAAAAATTCCGATGAATACGTTAGCATTACCTGGTTTTGGGGAAGTGCCAAACCTCAAACACTTTCAAAATTTTGTACCCCTTTTCAATGGCCTTAGCTATTTCGACAGGTGCCCAAGTTCCGATAAGAGCTCGGTCTTGATCTGAATGGCGACACTGCTTTTGCAGTTGTTGCTCACAGCATGTTTTACACAGAGGGAAAAGAAGTTTGCTTCTTACCCTGTAAGGAAGAACAGGAGACCACAGACCTCTAGGCGGTAATACTTTAGCTCTGATTATCCCAAAATAATTCTCTAGAGGTTCAAAGTCACGGTAAATGATGACTGGGTGACCGATTGGGTAGGTTTTTGTCTTATTCACGTAGGGATAAAGAGAAGTGAAATCATAATAATCTATTCTCTCTCCTGCTTTTACtgtgtaatgtaaatgcaatGCGTTGGTTCTACCGCCGTAAAGGGCGTCTCGGGGGTTTATGCGCTCTGGAAAGTCAAACTCTTTTAGAAAGTTTACCACGTTGTTATCACATTTCTTCATTTCACTCCACTCATGCTCCCAAATTGTTGTGACATGTAAATTGCGTACCTCTTGCAAATACTTCTCCAATGTTTTTTGACGGACATCCCCGTAGCTAAAGTTGGCGTTAAGGGGGAAAGGGGCCGTTGAGGGATAACACTTTTCACACCCATGATAAAAACAGCCGAGAAACTCGAATGCCTTTCGCATCTGACCCACTTCACAATACCCATCAACAGAATAAAGGCCAAATGTTGCTTCACCTTCGTTCAGAGCGTGTTGAATGGGGAGGTTTTGTGTGGTGGAAATGTATTCAAGCCACTGAATGGATGGTGTTGAGAAAGATTTCTGGTTATTGATGTAATTATCTAGTAGTGGGATAGCTAGTGTGTGTTCATCGAGAAATAATGTCCGGAAGATTTTCAAGCATACAGATGCGATTGTTATACATTTAAAGGGATCAACTTCTGTACTTTCTAGAATTTCATTTCTGAAAGCTAAACATGTCCCCTGTCTCAGAATGTCTTAAATTATTAAAGACTTTGTCAGTCACGGTCGCGTaccacataaaaaaaatcctccctGTCCTTAGGCATCATGCTATCCACACCGTAAAGCTCGGGCTCAGGATATGGACCTATGTAGTCTtggtgttcttttgtgttccaGAAATGCGGAAAataacctttctttttttctgagaacCCCATGGCTTTAGGAAGATTACTTAACTTCATGGGTGAGAAAGACAGACTATCGATGTATCTCTGTCGAAAATCTGTatcagaaaaacacagaatttTTCCACCTTGTGCAATGATATCAGGGGCGATTCCTTCTTTCACTAAATGATTCAACAAAATGTATGAATCGAACCCTCTAGGGTTATGCGCTATAAATGTGTACCCTCTGTACTTTTTACGACGGAAAGCCTTAAAAAATGCTGCAACACACCCCTCCCCTTCAAACGCCCACGACATACCACGACAATTCATGCAACATATTAAATTAGCAGTATGAGTTCCGGTTTCCTGTGTAGTCTCGAAATCATAAAAGATGTGTCTCATATTCTGCTTTTCTTTCCTTAACGGCTGTATATAACAGAAATGCGATATTTCTGAATCCACTTTTTCACCACAGAGATCACAACGGCTCTCTAAGCACGCATGATCTCTCCGGTTAAAGGGGTTCCGATACTCTACGACATTACGCATGCTGCAATAGAACCCTGTTTCACACAGAGAGTATACACCTCTTTCTGACCGGCGTTTTACTTTATGTATGTCGAAACAACGTTTTGACTTACACAACCTCAAACAATCAGGACATTTAATTATACTCTGTCTATGATTGTAGCATTCTACATCACGACAAATGTTACAGCTAAACTCACACTTGTGAGCTCTGGCATTCTCATACCCTGAATGACAGAAACGACAGACATAACTACGCCCCAAAAGTCCTGTAATGCTTTTAACACCGTAATAATGATTGTCATGTAAGAACaagtaaattgtttttttatggggggttctgctggtttgaaagaaAGAGTAGCCGGCTTTGTTGTCAGAACGGTGTATGATTACAATTTTACACTTCAGATGCTTCTCAAATTTAGATACATCAGCAGATGTGACAGCTGTGTTTTCAGTTAATCCTACATCACGGAGGATTTGCCTAGCGATTTTTTCAGTTTGAAGGTCATTATTTTGAGGGTTCAAAAGTTGtgtaacacacagtgtaaaacacatgtatttattatgaaatatatacagatgtCTCATCTTCTTCTGTATAGCTTCCGAAGTGAATAATGTACTAATCTTCCTTCTATATGAACCACCACGAGGTGGTCGAACTATTTGGATTACTATTTCGAGTGTGTCATCTGAAAAAATTTCACGTTTACTTTGAATAGAATTTTCAAGCATGGTCAGAAAAGACTGTAAATCAACAGACCCATTAACTAGATGAATACGTGAAGAAACGTCGATCGTATCACCTCTAATTTCAACCGTTACTATGTCCTTTGGTGAAATCATTTCATTAGCCACTTCTATCAGACTGTTTAAGATTTCTAaaacataattataaaaatccGCAAAGCTGTCTACAGCTgcgatcgatgaaaaatgtacTCTTCTCCTAATTTCAGTATTATTGAATCGGTCGCGATTAATTATTCTAATATTAGGATCAATCCCGTTACCAGCTTGCACGTTTTCTACGTTAGGAGGGGGTATGTTCTCGACGTTACCAGCTTGCACGTTTTCCACGTTAGGAGGGGCTATGTTCTCGACGTTATCTGTTCGCATGTTTTCTACATTAGGAGGGGCTAGGTTCTCGTCATTATCTAATTGCATGCTTTCAACACTAGGGGGTTGTATGTTAACACCGCCAGATATTCGCACGTCAATACAGCTTTGGGGGTTTATGTTCTCAGTGTCAGCTGTTTGCACGTCTTCTACATTAGGAGACTGATCATTTACTGTTTCAGtcctgtgttcatttacagtttGAATGTTTTGTGAAGCAACGGTATCGAAAAAGTTTACAAAACCCTCATTTAACATAACGAGGCTTTGGTTAAGATCATGAAACAGATCATGTGGAGATAACGGTGTATGATTATGTTCGATTTCTGAAGTAGGGACCTCGTTGATGTTTTGATCTGTGGCTAAAGCCAAACTGTCATTTAATTGATTAACCGCATCTAATAACTCAGGATTCAAGGGGGTAGAGTAACCTTGTTCATTTAGACTATTCTGTAATGCTAGCAGACTCTGGTTAAGTTCACTGAATATGTCGTGTTGAGTATGTGGTGTAATTGATACATTATGATCTGAATTATGATTGGAATGCTCTAATTGGGTATTAACCGGCTCAGGACTTCTTAGACTAACATTCAACTGGTTAACAGCATCTATTAATGAGGGATTCGACTGTGTAGAGTAACCTTGTTCATTTAGACTATTCTGTAATGCTAACAGAGTCTGGTTAAGTTCACTGATTATGTCACGTTGTTGTGTCTCgggtgtaatgatgtcactataATCTGTAATAGGGGTCTGTCTAACAAGCTGCTGTGATGGTCCTAAACTCTCGTTTAACCGGTCGATAGCGTCTGTTAAATAGGGGTTCAGAGTTGTGCATGAGTTGTGATGTGACAAACTACTAGAAAAAGTTTCATCAAAACCGAAATCACAAGACGGTAGATTATTTTCACCACGTATTTTCTTAGCCCCTGAAGACTGTGTGAGATTCACCCGCTTCTGCGCCATGTCTAATGTGAAATCTTTTTATCAACTCTATATTCACAGCATCACAGCTATTCAGACAATCAAGAGTATCATATAATGATTGAAGATGTTCAATACCTGAAGTGTAATAAACAGACGTTCAAAGCTTCCAAATTTTTCGTCTCTTAGTCGAAAGAATCCATTCAATGTGATGAAACACTCCTCAGGATATGTAGCCGCTTGATCGACGTTATTTTCTCCCCCGTCGAAAACGTGACctatgtcttcttcttcttctccttgttCTTCATCagcaaataataaaagtatagGGTAAGCTTTTACAATCCTTGAACGGGGTGGCTACATTCTTTAGAATATTCACATTTTATGTAATGACTTACCCGTAATTCGAGGAATTGGCTTAGGTCACGGATGTGGCCCAAGCGGCAGGCTGCCCCCAAATTGTTGTGACATGTAAATTACGTTGATGTTTTAAAACACTCGCCATCTGAAATAATCACTTCGCTGTTATCTAAGACATCATAGGAAAAAGTTTCTATTAGTATCCCGAGTTATACATTTCATCTTAAATCAGTGTTCTGTGAGACATAATGAAAATACCTATTGCTGATTGATCTCGATTTCCTAGACACTACTGCCAGATATGTATAGCCCGAACTTGTTCTGTAATTAAATGtatcaaattaaactttatatatctGTTTCCATCTATAAGTAAATAGAACAAGATATTCTTTCTAATTACATTATTCTAATATTACTAATGACATTCAATCTAATACacgtaaatgaaatgattcaaGTTAGTGAAAATGTGATAAGTTCTCACCTGCAGAAAGGTCCGTGATCTCTAAAATGATAGATTGGAGAGCGTAGAAGTTCTGTACCCTCTGTCAGATCCTCTAAGTTGTGAATCCACTTGGGGGACCCAACGCTGACTAAAGGAATATTCTGGACATAAACTTATTCAATATGTCATATCATATGTACCCCACCCCATCAAACATCCTCATCGGATGAAAGTGGGGCAGGATATTGTGACGGATAcgtttttctgattggttgagaagGAGGCGGGATAATGTGGCGGATACGTTTTTCGGATTGGTtgaaaaggggcgggacaatgTGACATGaacaattctgattggttgaaagggGCGGGACAATGTGACGTggacgattctgattggctgtcagacctgtcaaaatcggttttgatgaaatacacgccataattctctctctcccgATATGGAAGCTCAGTTACACACGAAATACAGAAAGCTTTCCTTTCACCACTGTAATGTGCTGCTTTAGCAATGTTCCGTCAAaaaatttcagtttttttccttttacgcCCTGAAGAATATATCACAGGTTCATCAAGTCCGTCAAAATTATCCATACTTGAACACTTAGTCTGGTTCAGTGAAACTCCTCTCATCAAGTGTGTCTTTCCGAAGTGACTAGCAGCCTGGTCAGCTGAACTGAATACTGCGCGCTGACTCGCTAAAATGGACTTACCAGTTTTTGCTCACAAACGACACGGGTGCTTGTCGGCTTTTGCAGTAAACGTGAACTTGTGATGCGTTTAAAGTGGGCAATACTGGCTTTATAACCTTGTGCAAtgcctacatacacacatggacaaaattgttggccaccatccattaaaa
The window above is part of the Hemibagrus wyckioides isolate EC202008001 linkage group LG17, SWU_Hwy_1.0, whole genome shotgun sequence genome. Proteins encoded here:
- the LOC131367665 gene encoding uncharacterized protein LOC131367665, with the protein product MAQKRVNLTQSSGAKKIRGENNLPSCDFGFDETFSSSLSHHNSCTTLNPYLTDAIDRLNESLGPSQQLVRQTPITDYSDIITPETQQRDIISELNQTLLALQNSLNEQGYSTQSNPSLIDAVNQLNVSLRSPEPVNTQLEHSNHNSDHNVSITPHTQHDIFSELNQSLLALQNSLNEQGYSTPLNPELLDAVNQLNDSLALATDQNINEVPTSEIEHNHTPLSPHDLFHDLNQSLVMLNEGFVNFFDTVASQNIQTVNEHRTETVNDQSPNVEDVQTADTENINPQSCIDVRISGGVNIQPPSVESMQLDNDENLAPPNVENMRTDNVENIAPPNVENVQAGNVENIPPPNVENVQAGNGIDPNIRIINRDRFNNTEIRRRVHFSSIAAVDSFADFYNYVLEILNSLIEVANEMISPKDIVTVEIRGDTIDVSSRIHLVNGSVDLQSFLTMLENSIQSKREIFSDDTLEIVIQIVRPPRGGSYRRKISTLFTSEAIQKKMRHLYIFHNKYMCFTLCVTQLLNPQNNDLQTEKIARQILRDVGLTENTAVTSADVSKFEKHLKCKIVIIHRSDNKAGYSFFQTSRTPHKKTIYLFLHDNHYYGVKSITGLLGRSYVCRFCHSGYENARAHKCEFSCNICRDVECYNHRQSIIKCPDCLRLCKSKRCFDIHKVKRRSERGVYSLCETGFYCSMRNVVEYRNPFNRRDHACLESRCDLCGEKVDSEISHFCYIQPLRKEKQNMRHIFYDFETTQETGTHTANLICCMNCRGMSWAFEGEGCVAAFFKAFRRKKYRGYTFIAHNPRGFDSYILLNHLVKEGIAPDIIAQGGKILCFSDTDFRQRYIDSLSFSPMKLSNLPKAMGFSEKKKGYFPHFWNTKEHQDYIGPYPEPELYGVDSMMPKDREDFFYVVRDRD